The following coding sequences are from one Dreissena polymorpha isolate Duluth1 chromosome 8, UMN_Dpol_1.0, whole genome shotgun sequence window:
- the LOC127842973 gene encoding uncharacterized protein LOC127842973: protein MLEEYEARTERINLPKSAIEIPDQSWKTVEDVMGNVESQLVLFEAHTEACPIDVTSSVYKELRIKAIYWAAVRACLPRTKTDTFIARLYGILAKRAKAKQTFKKQSSQNMWRRRNQERDFDVSNEHNSTQHISTLKTRTPTNSLDVRLGAKRIQDVNPSLGPCLQEDVDA, encoded by the exons ATGCTTGAAGAATACGAGGCGAGAACTGAAAGAATAAATTTGCCAAAATCAGCAATCGAAATACCGGATCAATCATGGAAAACTGTTGAAGAT GTGATGGGTAATGTTGAGAGTCAACTTGTCCTGTTTGAAGCGCACACCGAAGCATGTCCAATTGATGTTACCAGCAGCGTTTACAAAGAGTTAAGAATAAAAGCAATCTACTGGGCCGCTGTCAGAGCGTGTTTGCCTCGTACTAAAACCGACACGTTTATTGCACGGCTGTATGGGATATTGGCAAAACG AGCAAAGGCGAAACAGACGTTTAAGAAACAATCATCGCAGAACATGTGGCGGCGTAGAAATCAAGAAAGGGATTTCGATGTTTCAAACGAACACAATTCAACTCAACATATATCTACTTTGAAAACACGTACACCAACAAACAGTTTAGACGTTCGTTTAG GCGCCAAAAGAATACAGGACGTCAACCCAAGCCTTGGACCATGTCTTCAGGAAGACGTGGATGCTTAA